A region from the Pseudonocardia petroleophila genome encodes:
- the rsmG gene encoding 16S rRNA (guanine(527)-N(7))-methyltransferase RsmG: MADVDLVVDRAVAERVFGDRLPLARRYAEHLVTSGVERGLIGPREAPRIWDRHVLNCAVVAELLPDGARLVDVGSGAGLPGIPLALARPDLQIALVEPLARRVDWLDEVVADLGLDVRVDRGRVEETAVRRRWEGADVVTARAVAPLARLAGWALPLLRTGGRLLAVKGASAPEEIARDAVAVRKLGGGDPEIVLCGTGAVDPPTTVVVVERLRGTSRPARRDRR, from the coding sequence ATGGCTGACGTCGATCTGGTGGTCGACCGGGCGGTCGCCGAGCGCGTGTTCGGTGACCGCCTCCCGCTGGCCCGGCGCTACGCGGAGCACCTCGTCACCTCCGGCGTCGAACGCGGGCTGATCGGCCCGCGCGAGGCACCGCGGATCTGGGACCGGCACGTCCTCAACTGCGCGGTCGTCGCCGAACTCCTGCCGGACGGCGCCCGTCTGGTGGATGTGGGTTCGGGCGCGGGCCTGCCCGGGATACCGTTGGCCCTGGCCCGCCCCGATCTGCAGATCGCGCTCGTCGAACCGCTTGCCCGCCGGGTGGACTGGCTCGACGAGGTGGTCGCCGATCTCGGGCTCGACGTCCGGGTCGACCGGGGCCGGGTCGAGGAGACCGCCGTGCGGCGGCGATGGGAGGGAGCGGACGTGGTCACCGCCCGTGCCGTCGCGCCGCTCGCCCGCCTCGCCGGGTGGGCGCTGCCGCTGCTGCGCACCGGTGGACGGCTGCTCGCGGTCAAGGGCGCCTCGGCGCCCGAGGAGATCGCGCGTGACGCCGTCGCCGTCCGCAAGCTCGGGGGTGGCGACCCGGAGATCGTGCTGTGCGGCACCGGTGCCGTCGACCCGCCCACCACGGTCGTCGTGGTGGAGCGGCTGCGGGGTACGTCCCGCCCGGCCCGCCGGGACAGGAGATGA